In Mycobacterium gallinarum, a single window of DNA contains:
- a CDS encoding SDR family oxidoreductase encodes MGLYGDQFKEKVAIVTGAGGGIGQAYAEALAREGAAVVVADINVEGAQKVADGIKGEGGNALAVRVDVSDPDSAKEMAAQTLAEFEGIDYLVNNAAIFGGMKLDFLITVDWDYYKKFMSVNLDGALVCTRAVYRKMAKRGGGAIVNQSSTAAWLYSNFYGLAKVGINGLTQQLATELGGQNIRVNAIAPGPIDTEANRTTTPQEMVADIVKNIPLSRMGEVDDLTGMCLFLLSDQAKWVTGQIFNVDGGQIIR; translated from the coding sequence GTGGGACTCTACGGAGATCAGTTCAAGGAGAAGGTCGCGATCGTCACCGGTGCCGGCGGCGGTATCGGGCAGGCATACGCCGAAGCGCTGGCCCGTGAGGGTGCGGCTGTGGTGGTCGCCGACATCAACGTCGAGGGTGCGCAGAAGGTCGCCGACGGCATCAAGGGTGAGGGCGGCAACGCGCTCGCCGTCCGCGTCGATGTCTCGGATCCGGACTCCGCCAAGGAGATGGCCGCGCAGACACTCGCCGAGTTCGAGGGCATCGACTACTTGGTCAACAACGCTGCGATCTTCGGCGGCATGAAGCTCGACTTCCTCATCACCGTCGACTGGGACTATTACAAGAAGTTCATGAGCGTGAACCTCGACGGTGCGCTGGTGTGTACCCGCGCGGTGTACCGCAAGATGGCCAAGCGCGGCGGGGGCGCGATCGTCAACCAATCCTCCACGGCAGCATGGCTTTACTCGAACTTCTACGGCTTGGCCAAGGTCGGCATCAACGGCCTCACCCAGCAGCTCGCGACCGAACTCGGTGGGCAGAACATTCGCGTCAACGCCATCGCGCCCGGCCCCATCGATACCGAGGCCAATCGCACCACCACGCCGCAGGAAATGGTCGCCGACATCGTCAAGAACATCCCGCTGTCGCGCATGGGCGAGGTGGACGATCTGACCGGCATGTGCCTGTTCCTGCTGTCCGACCAGGCGAAGTGGGTCACCGGTCAGATCTTCAACGTCGACGGCGGACAGATCATTCGATGA